Proteins encoded in a region of the Candidatus Margulisiibacteriota bacterium genome:
- the purE gene encoding 5-(carboxyamino)imidazole ribonucleotide mutase encodes MPKVGIILGSKSDLPVLEKTEKQLKEFGIEYDVTVASAHRAPKAVEEYAVAAESKYDLIIAAAGMAAALPGIVAAGTVLPVIGVPLHSPSLSGHDALFAIVQMPSGVPVATVAIDGARNAAILAAQILALKYPELKEKLKALKSELAKG; translated from the coding sequence ATGCCGAAAGTAGGAATAATTCTGGGAAGCAAATCGGACCTGCCGGTCCTGGAAAAGACGGAGAAACAACTGAAGGAATTCGGCATTGAATACGACGTTACCGTCGCTTCGGCCCACCGCGCCCCCAAAGCGGTTGAAGAGTACGCCGTAGCGGCGGAAAGCAAATATGACCTGATCATTGCCGCCGCCGGCATGGCCGCCGCGCTCCCCGGGATCGTCGCGGCCGGCACGGTCTTGCCGGTGATCGGGGTCCCGCTTCATTCGCCAAGTTTATCCGGGCATGACGCCCTCTTTGCCATCGTCCAAATGCCGTCCGGTGTGCCGGTCGCGACGGTCGCGATCGACGGGGCGCGCAACGCGGCGATCCTGGCCGCGCAGATCCTGGCCTTGAAATATCCGGAACTTAAAGAGAAGTTGAAAGCATTAAAGTCAGAGCTCGCGAAGGGGTAG
- a CDS encoding homocitrate synthase, with amino-acid sequence MPKIHILDVTNRDGVQTARIGMAKLEKTILNMLLNEMGVYQSEFGFPFTKHETNYLNANLELAEMGALAPMKLEGWARAIKKDVDLSFKFVPKLKHLNLSMSTSAVMLTGKFQGKMDEKSIIASMGEAVEAAYAYGAETVGVNAEDASRTDLEFLIKFGKAAKERGAKRLRYCDTLGADDPQTIYERIKAIAQEIKLPIELHCHNDIGMAVACSVMGAKGAIDGGQDAYINTTVNGVGERAGNADMLSVLLALKYGSGLKDKGLFPEGIKLDKAWHIAKYASYAFKIPIPVNQVGVGANAFAHESGIHADGALKDRRNYELYDYEELGRGEAELVETGRQITVGEYSGIKGFYNVFGKLEIEFKDDKEAERILELARYANVHTQKPLTKDELMFVAKYPDQARKIMTVTPA; translated from the coding sequence ATGCCAAAAATTCATATCTTGGACGTAACCAATCGCGATGGCGTGCAAACCGCCAGGATTGGCATGGCGAAACTGGAAAAAACCATTCTGAACATGCTTTTGAACGAAATGGGAGTTTATCAATCGGAATTCGGCTTCCCTTTCACCAAGCATGAAACGAATTATCTCAATGCCAACCTGGAATTAGCGGAAATGGGGGCCCTGGCCCCGATGAAGCTTGAGGGTTGGGCCCGCGCGATAAAAAAGGATGTCGACCTTTCCTTCAAATTTGTCCCGAAACTCAAGCATCTCAACCTTTCCATGTCGACCTCCGCGGTTATGTTGACCGGCAAATTCCAGGGAAAAATGGACGAGAAATCGATTATTGCCAGTATGGGGGAAGCGGTTGAGGCTGCTTACGCCTATGGCGCGGAAACGGTCGGCGTAAACGCGGAGGATGCCTCCCGGACCGATCTCGAATTTCTGATCAAGTTCGGTAAGGCGGCCAAGGAGCGGGGGGCCAAACGTCTTCGCTATTGCGACACCCTCGGCGCCGATGACCCGCAGACCATTTACGAACGGATCAAGGCAATTGCCCAAGAGATCAAGCTGCCGATAGAGCTTCATTGCCATAACGATATCGGCATGGCGGTCGCTTGCTCGGTCATGGGGGCAAAAGGAGCGATCGATGGCGGGCAGGACGCCTACATCAACACCACGGTCAACGGAGTGGGGGAGCGGGCTGGAAACGCCGACATGCTTTCGGTCCTGCTGGCCCTTAAGTACGGCAGCGGGTTGAAAGATAAGGGGCTTTTCCCGGAAGGGATCAAGCTCGACAAAGCCTGGCATATTGCCAAATATGCTTCTTACGCTTTCAAAATTCCAATTCCGGTCAATCAGGTGGGGGTTGGGGCCAATGCTTTTGCTCACGAATCGGGGATCCACGCCGACGGCGCTCTCAAAGATCGCCGCAATTATGAGCTTTACGATTATGAAGAGCTGGGACGGGGCGAAGCCGAATTGGTTGAGACCGGCCGCCAGATCACGGTTGGGGAATACAGCGGCATCAAAGGTTTTTACAATGTTTTCGGCAAATTGGAGATCGAATTCAAAGATGACAAGGAGGCCGAAAGGATCCTCGAGCTGGCCCGCTATGCCAACGTCCATACCCAGAAACCGCTGACCAAGGATGAATTGATGTTCGTCGCCAAGTATCCGGACCAGGCCCGCAAAATTATGACGGTTACCCCGGCGTAA